A genomic stretch from Anser cygnoides isolate HZ-2024a breed goose chromosome 30, Taihu_goose_T2T_genome, whole genome shotgun sequence includes:
- the LOC136787547 gene encoding olfactory receptor 14C36-like, whose product MSNRSSITEFLLLAFADTRELQLLHFGLFLGIYLAALLGNGLILTAVAYDHRLHTPMYFFLLNLALLDLGCISTTLPKAMANVLWDTRAISYQGCAAQLFFVAFLVGAEYSLLTVMSYDRYVAICKPLHYGSLVGSRACAQMAAAAWGSGFLNAVLHTATTFSLPLCQGNAVDQFFCEIPQILKLSCSDAYLKDVGALVCSVSSAFGCFVFIVFSYIQILKAVLRMPSEQGRHKAFSTCLPHLAVVSLFISTGMFAYLKPPSISSPSMDLIVAVLYSIVPSSVNPLIYSMRNQELRVAVRKLYGYLLLWKQ is encoded by the coding sequence ATGTCCAACAgaagctccatcaccgagttcctcctgctggcattcgcagacacgcgcgagctgcagctcctgcacttcgggctcttcctgggcatctacctggctgccctcctgggcaacggcctcatcctcaccgccgtagcctacgaccaccgcctccacacccccatgtacttcttcctcctcaacctcgccctccttgacctgggctgcatctccaccactctgcccaaagccatggccaatgtcctctgggacaccagggccatctcctatcaagggtgtgctgcccAACTCTTTTTCGTTGCTTTCTTGGTTGGAGCAGAGTATTcccttctcactgtcatgtcctatgaccgctacgttgccatctgcaagcccctgcactacgggagcctcgtgggcagcagagcttgtgcccagatggcagcagctgcctggggcagtggctttctcaatgctgtcctgcacacggccactacattttccctgcccctctgccaaggcaatgctgtggaccagttcttctgtgaaatcccccagatcctcaagctctcctgctcagatgcctacctaAAGGATgttggggcacttgtgtgtagtgtttcttcagcttttggctgttttgttttcattgttttctcctATATTCAGATCTTAAaggccgtgctgaggatgccctctgagcagggccgacacaaagccttttccacgtgcctccctcacctggccgtggtctccctgtttataagcactggcatgtttgcctacctgaagcccccctccatctcttctccaTCAATGGATCTTATTGTGGCAGTTCTCTACTCAATTGTTCCTTCAtcagtgaaccccctcatctacagcatgaggaaccaggagctcaggGTTGCAGTAAGGAAACTCTATGGATACTTGCTTCTTTGGAAACAATAA
- the LOC136787585 gene encoding olfactory receptor 14A16-like: MSNISSVSEFLLLAFTDTRELQLLHFALFLGIYLAALLGNGLILTAVACDHRLHTPMYFFLLNLALLDLGCISTTLPKAMANALWDTRAISYQGCAVQVLFLVFLLGAEFSLLTVMSYDRYVAICKPLHYGSLVGSRACAQMAAAAWGSGFLNAVLHTATTFSLPLCQGNAVDQFFCEIPQILKLSCSDAYLREAGLTAVTFCLGIGCFVFIVLSYVQIFRAVMRMPSEQGRHKAFSICLPHLAVVSLFISTGMFAYLKPPSISSPSLNMVLSFLYSVVPPAVNPLIYSIRNKELRNSVKTVLEYTILQYIYI, translated from the coding sequence ATGTCCAAcatcagctctgtgagcgagttcctcctgctggcattcacagacacgcgggagctgcagctcctgcactttgcgctcttcctgggcatctacctggctgccctcctgggcaacggcctcatcctcaccgccgtcgcctgcgaccaccgcctccacacccccatgtacttcttcctcctcaacctcgccctcctcgacctgggctgcatctccaccactctccccaaagccatggccaatgccctctgggacaccagggccatctcctatcaaggatgtgctgtCCAAGTCCTCTTTTTAGTCTTCTTGCTTGGAGCAGAGTTTTCCCTTCTCACGgtcatgtcctatgaccgctacgttgccatctgcaagcccctgcactatgggagcctcgtgggcagcagagcttgtgcccagatggcagcagctgcctggggcagtggctttctcaatgctgtcctgcacacggccactacattttccctgcccctctgccaaggcaatgctgtggaccagttcttctgtgagatcccccagatcctcaagctctcctgctcagatgcatACCTCAGGGAAGCTGGGCTTACTGCAGTCACCTTCTGTTTAGGTATTGGTTGCTTCGtcttcattgtgctgtcctatgtcCAGATTTTCAGGGCTGTGATGAGGATGCCGTCTGAGCAGGGcaggcacaaagccttttccatttgcctccctcacctggccgtggtgTCCCTGTTTATCAGTactggcatgtttgcctacctgaagcccccctccatctcctccccatccctgaacATGGtgttgtcatttctgtactcagtggtgcctccagcagtgaaccccctcatctacagcatcaGGAATAAGGAACTAAGGAATTCAGTGAAGACAGTTCTAGAATACACAATTCttcaatatatttacatataa